From a single Cytophagales bacterium WSM2-2 genomic region:
- a CDS encoding transcriptional regulator produces MTFGNNLLFFFSALGAFNGLIIGTYYLCFTTKKNLSNYFLGALLIVLSIRIGKSVAYFFNYDLSKTILQFGLTACLFIGPFLYFFVKTEMKQVQKLPVSWSIQLTVWSTVILAIGLVFPYENFPHLWTSYIIPTIYLQWGIYIGLTIALVRPLFKKIRGEEKLKPFEKWILTICATLFLIFITYVWAYTGITKGSYITGPLYFSLITYLVMFILLYRKKADDLSFFASRKYGDKKLNEDEAKRIVAKLQMVMNEKELFRNPNLKVDDLAREIEIPSHQLSRILNDSLQKNFTLFVNEYRVNAACKLLPYQANFTIEAIGDEVGFNSKSTFFATFKKIKGLTPNAYLREITPVS; encoded by the coding sequence ATGACCTTTGGAAACAACCTACTCTTTTTCTTTAGCGCGCTGGGGGCATTTAACGGTCTCATTATCGGCACCTATTACCTTTGCTTCACCACGAAGAAAAACCTGTCCAATTATTTTCTGGGCGCTCTGTTAATTGTTCTGAGCATACGTATAGGAAAGTCTGTCGCCTATTTTTTCAACTATGACTTATCAAAAACAATCTTGCAATTCGGACTGACGGCTTGCTTGTTCATCGGTCCTTTCTTGTACTTCTTCGTGAAAACAGAAATGAAGCAAGTCCAGAAACTACCGGTATCATGGAGCATTCAACTGACAGTCTGGTCAACAGTGATCCTGGCAATCGGTTTAGTTTTTCCCTATGAGAACTTCCCTCACCTTTGGACGAGTTACATTATCCCAACGATCTACCTGCAATGGGGTATTTACATAGGTCTCACGATAGCGTTGGTCAGGCCGCTTTTTAAAAAGATCAGAGGCGAGGAAAAATTGAAGCCTTTCGAAAAGTGGATTCTGACGATCTGTGCTACACTATTTTTGATATTTATCACCTACGTATGGGCTTATACAGGCATCACCAAAGGCAGCTACATTACAGGGCCCCTGTATTTTTCCCTGATAACTTATCTCGTTATGTTCATATTGCTGTACCGGAAAAAAGCAGATGATCTATCTTTCTTTGCCAGTCGGAAATATGGTGACAAGAAGTTGAATGAGGATGAAGCCAAACGGATCGTTGCAAAATTGCAAATGGTCATGAATGAGAAAGAACTTTTCCGGAATCCAAATTTAAAGGTGGATGACCTTGCCCGCGAAATCGAAATTCCCAGCCATCAGTTATCTAGGATTCTGAATGACAGCCTGCAGAAAAATTTTACCCTTTTTGTAAATGAATACCGGGTTAATGCGGCTTGTAAGTTGTTACCGTACCAGGCAAATTTCACAATAGAGGCGATCGGGGACGAGGTAGGATTTAACTCAAAGTCCACTTTCTTCGCCACTTTCAAAAAAATTAAAGGCTTGACCCCCAATGCCTATCTGAGGGAAATTACTCCAGTTTCATAA
- a CDS encoding epimerase, whose product MGIKVIITGVTGMVGEGVLYECLQNPEVEKVLMVNRKPFEIKHQKLSELIVKDFLNLDEVKSQLSGYDACFFCAGISSIGLSEVEYRKITYDVTLHFAQTLVSLNPAMVFNYVSGASTDSSENGKIMWARVKGKTENDLLKLPFKKAYNFRPGFMYPTAGQKNMKSFYKYILWLYPILKALTPNSVSTLRALALAMIHSVTAGYSKSILEVRDIKALAKID is encoded by the coding sequence ATGGGAATCAAAGTCATAATTACTGGTGTTACCGGCATGGTAGGCGAAGGCGTACTTTATGAATGCCTCCAGAATCCCGAAGTGGAAAAAGTATTGATGGTTAACCGAAAGCCTTTTGAAATAAAGCATCAGAAATTGTCGGAATTAATCGTAAAAGACTTTCTGAATCTGGATGAGGTGAAGTCTCAACTATCCGGCTATGATGCTTGTTTTTTTTGTGCAGGAATCAGTTCAATAGGATTGTCGGAGGTGGAGTATCGCAAAATTACCTATGATGTTACTTTACATTTTGCACAGACACTTGTGAGCTTGAATCCTGCGATGGTTTTTAATTATGTATCCGGAGCCAGCACAGACAGTTCGGAGAACGGGAAAATCATGTGGGCGAGAGTCAAAGGAAAAACAGAAAATGATTTACTCAAACTTCCATTCAAAAAAGCGTACAACTTCCGTCCTGGCTTCATGTACCCAACCGCAGGGCAGAAAAACATGAAATCGTTTTACAAATACATTTTGTGGCTCTACCCGATTCTTAAAGCCCTGACGCCTAATTCCGTGAGCACCCTGCGTGCATTGGCGCTTGCCATGATTCACTCCGTGACAGCGGGGTATTCAAAAAGTATCCTTGAAGTGCGTGATATTAAAGCCTTGGCTAAAATTGATTGA
- a CDS encoding transporter, whose amino-acid sequence MITKKQMMRTLLLLLIGITTRAQVLTIEQCYELAKQNYPLTRQRELLARSNEYTVYNIAKGNLPQLQISGQGSYQSEVVKLPFPDGPKIPKDQYRIYGEINQPLTDLMTVQRQKEVQQANTLTQVQNLEVELYKLRERIDQLYFGILLLNEQVSQNELFKKDIRNGLERIEAAVANGVDTKTSISRMQAEMLKAEQRDIDLAFSKKSFLDMLGLLIHQTLNEQTTLQWPVEVAMNTQINRPELKLFDFQSQLLDQQTKLTNTKTLPKFSLFLQAGWGQPSPLNLVNPTWTGYYIGGLRLNWAINNFYTIKGERKIIELNKEMVTTQRETFLLNTQQAMTKQNSEVEKLKQLLEKDSVIIDLLASVKRTSADQLQNGVTTSHDYMREVNAEDLAIQNAALHKVQLAMAQYNLKTTSGN is encoded by the coding sequence ATGATCACGAAAAAACAAATGATGAGAACACTTCTTCTGCTACTAATAGGAATAACTACTAGAGCGCAGGTGCTTACCATTGAGCAGTGCTATGAATTGGCAAAACAAAATTACCCGCTTACCCGCCAGCGTGAGTTGCTGGCAAGAAGCAACGAATACACGGTGTACAACATCGCCAAAGGCAACTTGCCGCAACTCCAGATCAGTGGGCAGGGTAGTTATCAATCAGAAGTGGTAAAACTTCCTTTTCCGGATGGACCTAAAATTCCCAAGGATCAGTACCGTATCTATGGAGAAATTAACCAGCCACTTACGGATTTGATGACAGTGCAGCGTCAGAAAGAGGTGCAGCAAGCCAACACATTAACACAAGTGCAGAACCTCGAAGTCGAGTTGTACAAATTAAGAGAGAGAATTGATCAGCTCTATTTTGGAATCTTGTTACTGAATGAGCAAGTATCGCAAAACGAGCTCTTCAAGAAAGACATTCGCAATGGACTGGAGCGGATCGAAGCCGCAGTCGCGAACGGTGTAGATACTAAAACAAGTATTTCGCGAATGCAGGCTGAGATGCTTAAAGCTGAACAACGCGACATCGACCTGGCATTTTCTAAGAAGTCCTTTCTTGATATGCTCGGGTTGTTGATTCATCAGACTTTGAATGAGCAAACCACATTGCAATGGCCGGTAGAAGTTGCAATGAACACGCAGATCAATCGTCCTGAACTGAAACTGTTTGATTTCCAATCGCAGTTACTGGATCAGCAAACCAAATTGACCAATACAAAAACCCTTCCCAAGTTCTCGTTGTTTCTGCAGGCCGGTTGGGGGCAGCCCTCCCCATTGAACCTTGTCAACCCGACCTGGACAGGCTATTACATTGGAGGGCTGCGACTGAATTGGGCGATCAATAATTTCTATACCATCAAAGGTGAAAGAAAGATCATCGAGCTTAATAAAGAAATGGTTACCACGCAGCGTGAAACATTCCTGTTGAATACGCAGCAGGCAATGACCAAACAAAATTCCGAAGTCGAAAAATTAAAACAGCTCCTGGAAAAAGACTCAGTCATCATTGACTTGCTGGCTTCCGTAAAAAGGACATCTGCCGACCAACTCCAAAATGGAGTAACCACAAGTCACGACTATATGCGCGAGGTGAATGCGGAAGACCTGGCCATACAAAATGCTGCACTTCACAAAGTGCAACTGGCGATGGCGCAATACAATTTGAAAACAACATCAGGAAATTAA
- a CDS encoding membrane protein, giving the protein MIKNISKFILASSVLLSCSSKKSYDASGSFEAVETIISADANGKLLQFSVEEGQSLEKGKAVGFVDSVQLYLKKAQLQGQVRATLSQKPNISSQLAPLYTQLETAKREQKRLTNLVAANAANQKQLDDINAQVDLIQKQIESLQTNLSITTKSLDEQVRPLQSQIDQINDQLARCKIINPVNGVVLSKYAEANELVMMGKPLYKVADLSEIVLRAYLTNNQLAQVKLNQKVKVMTDDGKGGFKPYEGTVTWISNKAEFTPKTIQTKDERANLVYAMKINVKNDGFLKIGMYAEIVFQ; this is encoded by the coding sequence ATGATCAAAAACATTTCAAAATTCATTTTAGCATCTTCTGTGCTATTGTCATGCTCAAGCAAGAAATCGTATGATGCTTCAGGTTCGTTTGAGGCCGTAGAGACAATAATCTCAGCAGATGCCAACGGCAAACTCCTCCAATTCTCAGTTGAAGAAGGTCAATCACTTGAAAAAGGAAAAGCGGTTGGCTTTGTAGACAGCGTACAGCTTTATCTTAAGAAAGCGCAGTTGCAAGGGCAGGTGAGAGCGACTCTTTCTCAGAAGCCCAACATCAGTTCGCAGCTTGCTCCGCTCTATACTCAGCTGGAGACGGCAAAGCGAGAGCAAAAACGCCTGACAAACCTTGTTGCGGCCAATGCAGCTAATCAGAAGCAGTTGGATGACATCAACGCACAGGTTGATCTTATTCAAAAACAAATCGAGTCATTGCAAACAAATTTGTCGATCACAACAAAAAGTCTTGACGAGCAAGTAAGACCGTTGCAGTCACAGATCGACCAAATCAATGATCAGCTTGCGAGGTGCAAAATCATCAACCCGGTGAATGGAGTTGTGTTGTCGAAATATGCAGAAGCGAATGAACTGGTGATGATGGGTAAACCTCTGTACAAAGTCGCTGATCTTTCTGAAATCGTTTTACGCGCTTATTTAACTAACAACCAACTGGCGCAAGTGAAACTGAATCAAAAAGTAAAAGTGATGACAGATGACGGTAAGGGTGGCTTCAAACCTTATGAAGGAACGGTAACCTGGATCAGTAACAAAGCGGAGTTCACACCGAAAACCATTCAAACAAAAGACGAACGCGCTAACCTGGTTTATGCAATGAAGATCAATGTGAAAAACGATGGCTTCCTCAAAATTGGAATGTACGCAGAAATAGTTTTTCAGTAA
- a CDS encoding transport permease protein, with the protein MKQFITFVKKEFKHVFRDRKSLLMLFGLPIVQIVLFGFALTNEIKNSKIVVLDHAHDNITRTITNEIEASQYFEIVSEVRNIEEVEAAFKSGKIKSAIIFPVNFENDLTHLNKAQVQVIADGSDPNTATTLTNYLTSIVQSYQQQHFAQGPLPYQIIPEVRMLYNPELKGAHNFVPGVMALVLMLVCVMMTSISIVREKELGTMEILLVSPFKPLLVILAKAMPYLILSLINLTIILLLSVFALGLPINGSVVLLFSVSTLYIITALSLGLLISTSTASQQTAMLLSLMGMLLPTMLFAGFMFPIENMPLPLQIISNAVPAKWFYIIVKSVMIKGLGIASIWREVLILFGMTVALLGLSLKKFKVRLA; encoded by the coding sequence ATGAAGCAGTTCATCACCTTTGTAAAAAAGGAATTTAAGCACGTGTTCCGCGATCGGAAGTCGTTGCTTATGCTCTTCGGCTTGCCGATTGTTCAAATTGTGCTTTTTGGTTTTGCATTGACTAACGAGATCAAGAATTCAAAAATCGTGGTACTCGATCATGCGCATGATAATATTACCCGGACGATTACCAATGAGATTGAAGCAAGCCAGTACTTTGAAATTGTATCCGAAGTAAGAAATATTGAGGAGGTCGAAGCTGCGTTTAAGAGTGGCAAGATAAAATCAGCGATCATTTTCCCAGTCAATTTTGAAAATGACCTGACGCATCTAAACAAAGCCCAGGTGCAAGTCATCGCTGACGGTTCTGATCCCAATACCGCAACCACGCTTACAAATTACCTCACATCGATCGTGCAGAGTTATCAACAGCAGCATTTTGCACAAGGCCCACTTCCTTACCAGATTATTCCGGAAGTCCGGATGCTTTACAATCCTGAATTGAAAGGAGCGCACAATTTTGTGCCAGGAGTAATGGCGCTGGTGCTGATGTTGGTGTGTGTGATGATGACTTCCATTTCAATTGTAAGAGAAAAAGAACTGGGCACGATGGAAATACTGCTGGTGTCACCTTTCAAACCGCTGCTGGTTATTCTGGCAAAGGCGATGCCTTACCTGATTCTTTCGTTAATAAACCTCACCATAATTCTTTTGCTCAGTGTATTCGCACTGGGATTACCCATTAACGGAAGTGTCGTCTTACTTTTTTCAGTCAGCACATTATACATTATCACAGCATTATCGCTGGGGCTGCTCATATCCACCTCTACAGCTTCACAGCAAACAGCCATGCTGCTTTCCCTGATGGGAATGTTGCTTCCAACTATGCTGTTTGCTGGATTTATGTTCCCTATTGAAAATATGCCCTTGCCTTTACAGATTATTTCCAATGCGGTTCCGGCTAAATGGTTTTACATCATCGTGAAGTCAGTTATGATAAAGGGACTTGGTATTGCGTCTATCTGGAGAGAAGTCTTGATTCTTTTTGGTATGACGGTGGCATTGCTGGGATTAAGCCTCAAAAAATTTAAAGTTCGCTTAGCATGA
- a CDS encoding ABC transporter permease, with amino-acid sequence MRTIIFILRKEFKQIFRNKALLPLIFVAPIMQLLILPLAADYEVKNINLAIVDHDKSTYTQQLISKITASGYFRLSGYFESYDEAFHQIEKDKADLILELPANFEKKLVRENHQQVFIAVNAINGTKAGLGGSYLGQVLADFNSQIRMEWIQPARFNQQPQIEVASSNWFNPLMNFRYFMVPGILAVLVTMIGSYMTALNIVKEKEIGTIEQINVTPIRKHHFILGKLIPFWVLGMFVFTIGLFVVSFLIYGIVPQGNIFLLYGFLAVYLVAILGFGLLISTYCDTQQQAMSVAFFFVMVFMLMSGLFTPVDSMPMWAKVISQLSPVTYFIEVMRMIVLKGSGFDDVKLHFAIIAGFAILLMSWAILNYRKTT; translated from the coding sequence ATGAGAACAATCATCTTTATTCTTCGAAAAGAATTCAAGCAGATCTTTCGCAACAAGGCACTATTGCCGCTGATCTTCGTTGCACCGATCATGCAACTGCTCATCCTTCCCTTGGCGGCTGACTACGAGGTGAAAAATATCAATCTCGCGATTGTTGACCATGATAAGTCTACGTACACACAACAGCTGATTTCAAAAATCACAGCCTCGGGATATTTTAGACTGTCGGGATATTTTGAATCGTACGATGAAGCGTTTCATCAAATTGAAAAAGACAAAGCGGATTTGATCCTTGAGCTTCCCGCTAACTTCGAGAAAAAACTTGTTCGCGAGAATCACCAACAAGTTTTTATTGCAGTCAACGCGATCAATGGAACCAAAGCGGGACTTGGCGGCTCGTATCTCGGCCAGGTGCTTGCGGATTTTAATTCTCAAATCCGGATGGAGTGGATTCAGCCTGCCCGCTTTAATCAACAACCCCAAATAGAAGTTGCGTCTTCCAACTGGTTCAATCCATTGATGAACTTCCGCTATTTCATGGTACCTGGAATTCTGGCAGTGCTAGTTACCATGATCGGAAGTTATATGACTGCGTTGAACATTGTTAAGGAGAAGGAGATTGGAACGATCGAGCAAATCAATGTAACACCCATTCGCAAGCACCATTTTATTCTTGGTAAGCTGATCCCGTTCTGGGTGTTGGGAATGTTCGTGTTCACCATCGGGTTGTTTGTGGTTTCCTTTTTGATTTATGGAATAGTTCCTCAGGGAAATATTTTTCTCCTTTATGGATTCCTTGCAGTTTACCTCGTGGCTATTCTTGGTTTTGGTTTGCTGATCTCAACGTATTGCGATACACAGCAACAAGCCATGTCCGTTGCTTTTTTCTTTGTGATGGTCTTCATGCTGATGAGCGGGCTGTTCACACCGGTTGACAGCATGCCGATGTGGGCGAAAGTCATTTCGCAACTCAGTCCTGTCACTTATTTTATTGAAGTAATGCGTATGATTGTATTGAAAGGAAGTGGCTTTGACGATGTAAAACTCCATTTTGCTATTATTGCCGGTTTCGCGATTTTGTTAATGAGTTGGGCGATATTGAATTACCGAAAGACGACCTGA
- a CDS encoding histidine kinase has product MKNKYIPYVIIFVGSFVTAIVRLIVIPGWSLLWHSFFLGMQIVGFTLVWEGIKVLNRFFDSRIPYSNGSTKRLLIQQVCSFVMAAPLFFIFYYFVATYLRATFITPQFLAIGTALGFIVIALMNVFLYNAYLSEQWKKSVEDRARWEVAAAELQKEKSMMQYHHLKNQVNPHFLFNAFTSLDGLIQANPELASEYVRHLSKVYRYVLENKENEVVRLNTEMEFIQHYISLLSIRFGEAIKINLNVSQAASEKGIVMVTLQMLIDNAIKHNTVHAKTPLLINIWDKNGSLFVQNNKQLRKQIDNSTKHGLKQLTQLYSYLTTHQVMVVDKEDFFAVQLPLL; this is encoded by the coding sequence ATGAAGAACAAGTACATTCCTTACGTTATCATTTTTGTGGGCTCATTTGTTACGGCAATCGTCCGGCTCATCGTTATCCCGGGATGGTCATTGCTATGGCATAGCTTCTTTTTGGGTATGCAGATTGTCGGCTTCACGTTGGTATGGGAGGGGATCAAAGTGCTGAACCGATTTTTTGACAGCCGTATACCTTATTCCAATGGAAGTACGAAACGACTGTTGATTCAACAGGTGTGCAGCTTTGTGATGGCAGCACCTCTTTTCTTTATTTTTTACTATTTCGTGGCGACTTACCTCAGGGCTACTTTTATCACACCGCAATTTCTTGCCATTGGCACAGCCCTGGGATTCATCGTCATCGCGTTGATGAATGTTTTTCTTTACAACGCCTATCTTTCCGAGCAGTGGAAAAAATCCGTAGAAGATCGGGCCAGGTGGGAAGTTGCGGCTGCCGAACTTCAGAAAGAAAAATCGATGATGCAGTACCATCATTTGAAGAACCAGGTCAACCCACATTTTCTCTTCAATGCCTTTACCTCGCTTGACGGACTCATCCAGGCAAATCCCGAGTTAGCCTCGGAATATGTCAGGCATTTGTCTAAAGTGTACCGTTATGTGCTGGAGAATAAGGAGAATGAAGTGGTGAGGTTAAATACAGAAATGGAATTTATTCAACACTATATTTCACTTTTGAGTATTCGCTTCGGTGAAGCCATAAAAATTAATCTTAATGTTTCACAGGCAGCCAGTGAGAAAGGGATTGTCATGGTTACCTTGCAGATGCTCATCGACAACGCGATCAAACACAACACAGTTCACGCGAAGACACCGTTGTTGATCAATATCTGGGATAAGAATGGAAGCCTGTTTGTCCAGAACAACAAGCAATTGCGAAAGCAAATTGATAACTCAACTAAACACGGACTAAAACAATTGACACAACTGTATTCCTACCTTACTACGCACCAGGTGATGGTAGTCGATAAAGAAGATTTTTTTGCAGTACAGCTCCCCTTGCTATGA
- a CDS encoding DNA-binding response regulator: MKILIIEDEPFVAVSLAKIVQELEPTSELIGPLGSVTETREWLSKNPNPDLILSDIQLADGISLDIFSGGKILCPIIFTTAFNEYAIKAFKLNSIDYLLKPVDKNELRAAFQKFHLLQSKFANETYLHELKELFSNFNQQKKFKERFAVHIGRSVSLVSVEDIAFFTKEDLIFLVKKDGTRFITDFRSLDEVEELTDPKEFFRANRQFLVHLPFIESYRADDTGKLTLKIIEVKAEGLIVSKEKAAEFKKWFE; this comes from the coding sequence ATGAAAATATTGATCATTGAAGATGAGCCATTCGTAGCCGTTAGTTTGGCAAAGATTGTACAGGAGCTGGAGCCGACTTCAGAGTTAATTGGCCCGCTGGGAAGCGTAACTGAAACCAGGGAGTGGTTGTCTAAAAATCCCAACCCGGATCTGATCCTGTCCGACATTCAACTCGCAGATGGTATCAGCCTTGATATTTTTTCCGGAGGAAAAATCCTTTGCCCAATTATTTTCACTACGGCATTCAATGAGTACGCCATCAAAGCCTTCAAACTGAATAGCATTGATTATTTATTGAAACCCGTTGATAAGAATGAATTGCGGGCAGCGTTTCAAAAATTTCATTTGCTGCAGTCCAAGTTTGCCAACGAAACTTACCTTCACGAATTAAAAGAACTCTTCTCGAATTTTAATCAACAGAAGAAGTTTAAGGAACGCTTTGCAGTTCATATAGGTAGATCAGTGAGTTTAGTGTCAGTCGAGGACATAGCTTTCTTCACGAAAGAGGACCTGATTTTTCTCGTTAAAAAAGATGGTACCAGGTTTATTACCGATTTCCGATCCCTGGACGAAGTGGAGGAGCTGACCGATCCTAAAGAATTCTTCCGTGCTAATCGCCAATTTCTGGTCCACCTTCCATTCATTGAAAGTTATCGCGCGGACGATACGGGCAAGCTGACTTTAAAAATTATTGAAGTGAAAGCGGAGGGCTTAATTGTAAGCAAAGAGAAAGCGGCCGAATTCAAAAAATGGTTTGAGTGA
- a CDS encoding DabB protein: MNKQTRRAFLGTSLATLSASTAFASPQAKSPLIHHVFFWLKNPASKDDLTKLLEGIKSLQKIEAIQEFRIGVPAKTPKREVIDDTYAVSLFTTFKDVAGHNVYQDHAIHKKFVENYSSLWSKVQVYDSVDV, encoded by the coding sequence ATGAATAAGCAAACCAGGCGTGCCTTTTTAGGTACTTCATTAGCAACGTTGAGCGCCTCAACAGCATTCGCTTCACCCCAGGCAAAATCACCTTTAATACATCATGTTTTTTTCTGGTTAAAGAACCCCGCTTCAAAAGACGACTTGACGAAGCTTCTCGAAGGAATCAAGTCGTTGCAGAAAATTGAGGCGATCCAGGAGTTTAGAATTGGTGTGCCAGCCAAAACTCCCAAACGCGAAGTAATTGATGACACCTACGCAGTTTCACTTTTCACAACTTTTAAAGATGTGGCGGGACACAATGTATATCAGGACCATGCAATTCATAAAAAATTCGTGGAGAACTATTCTTCCTTATGGTCTAAAGTGCAGGTCTACGACTCCGTTGATGTTTAA
- a CDS encoding oxidoreductase: MAVRLGDIAPDFQADTTEGKISFHEWLGSGWGVLFSHPADFTPVCTTELGAVAKLRSEFDRRNVKVVALSTDSVSSHSQWIGDINETQKTEVNFPIIADPEFKVSNLYDMIHPQVSDKFTVRSVFVVGPDKKVKLTITYPASTGRNFDEILRVIDSLQLTAKYSVATPANWKHGEDVIITAAVKDEDVPAKFPKGHNRVKPYLRTTPQPNL; this comes from the coding sequence ATGGCAGTACGTTTAGGAGATATTGCGCCTGATTTTCAGGCCGACACAACTGAAGGAAAAATCAGTTTTCATGAATGGCTCGGCAGCGGCTGGGGCGTTCTGTTTTCACATCCCGCTGACTTCACACCGGTTTGTACAACCGAACTGGGAGCAGTAGCCAAACTGCGCTCGGAATTTGATAGGCGCAACGTAAAAGTAGTTGCCTTAAGCACAGACTCAGTTTCCTCACACTCTCAATGGATTGGAGACATCAACGAAACACAAAAGACAGAGGTGAACTTTCCGATCATTGCTGACCCGGAATTTAAAGTTTCAAACCTGTACGATATGATCCACCCGCAAGTGAGCGACAAGTTCACGGTGCGTTCGGTATTCGTTGTTGGACCCGACAAGAAGGTAAAACTCACTATTACCTACCCTGCCTCCACCGGGAGAAATTTTGATGAGATACTTCGGGTTATTGACAGTTTACAATTGACAGCTAAGTATAGTGTGGCTACTCCGGCCAACTGGAAGCATGGCGAAGACGTGATCATCACTGCGGCAGTAAAAGACGAAGATGTGCCTGCGAAATTCCCGAAAGGGCACAACCGTGTGAAGCCTTACTTGCGCACAACACCACAACCTAATTTGTAA
- a CDS encoding Rrf2 family transcriptional regulator has translation MLSKKCKYAIHALVYLADKYQQGPVHISEIAEKRHIPKKFLEAILLELRNAKVLHSKKGKGGGYYLNRKPSDVNLMDVIRLMDGAIAMLSCVSLNYYERCEECRIEKTCGIRDAFIKVRDETLAILGGSTLDKILKREKALGAK, from the coding sequence ATGCTTTCAAAAAAATGTAAGTACGCCATCCACGCGTTGGTTTATTTAGCAGATAAATATCAGCAAGGGCCTGTTCACATCAGCGAGATTGCTGAAAAAAGACATATCCCCAAGAAATTCCTCGAAGCCATCCTTTTGGAGTTGCGTAATGCCAAAGTCCTTCACAGCAAAAAAGGAAAAGGCGGAGGCTATTACCTCAACCGGAAGCCCTCCGATGTCAACCTTATGGATGTAATCCGCCTCATGGATGGGGCAATCGCCATGCTTTCCTGTGTATCACTGAACTACTACGAGCGATGCGAGGAATGCCGCATAGAAAAAACCTGCGGAATCCGCGATGCTTTCATTAAAGTACGTGACGAAACATTAGCTATCCTCGGAGGCAGCACCCTTGACAAAATCCTGAAGCGCGAGAAGGCACTCGGGGCCAAATAG